The genomic interval AGACAAGGCCTATCTGAGCCTGGGTCTTATTGAATATGAAGGAGGTAATCTTGATACGGCAAAGGTCTATTTCAAGAAAGCCGCCGAGGCCTCGGGCAGGGTGGTGAAGCGGAGGGCGTTGCTCTTTCTTGGAAAGACGCTCCGGGGGCTGGGGGATACCGGGAATGCAAAGGAGAAGTTCCTTCTCCTCAGGATGGATTATCCCTATACCCCGGAAAGTGATGAGGCGCTTCTCCTGCTTGCTGGGATTGCGAGAGAGGAAGGCAGGTACCTGGATGCGGCAGGCTTCCTCAAGGAGATACTCTTTGGAAGGAAACCATCGGAGGCTGCGCTTGATGAACTTGACGTGCTGGTAAGGGAATCGCTCCATAAGGACTTCGGCTCATTTTTGAAGATATGGAAGGAGTGCGGAAACTGGCTTTTAAGCCCATCGAGGGGGAAAACCCTCCTTGAGGTTGCAGATGTGATGTCCGCTAAAGAAGGGGACTTCCTCAGGATCTACAACTTCCTTGCGAAAGAAGGTTCCCGCGAGGCAAAGATAGACGCCATCTCCCGCCTTGCCTCCTTTTACGGAAGGCTTGGTGATGCTGAAAAGCTCAAGAGAGAGGTAGGGAAACTCAGGGGCCTGAAGGCCACAGGAGACAGGGTTTTGAGGCCGGAGGCCCTGCTTTCATATCTTAAGGGTGACCACGGGAGGGCTTATGTGCTGTTAATGAAGATCGAGGACTACAAGAGGGATGATATAGGACTCCTGTGGAAATTGGTGGATGGCGCCGGGAGCATATCCGGCTTCGTCAGGGACTACAAGATGATGGCAAAGGCTGTAGGTCTACCCCTGAGATACGAATTGATAGGTGATACCTTAGCTGAGAGGGGCTATCCGAAAGAGGCCGTGAAGTACTATGTCCTTGCATTGAAGTCGGATCCCGGCAACAACAGGGTTTCCTTTAAACTGGCATCGCTGTCCGGGGACAGGGAGGGTTTTGCATCCATCTCCGGTAAAAAAGACATATACGGAGCCATGGCAAGGACCTTTGTCGAAGCGGAGTCGCTGAAGGCAAGGATGAGGGAGATGTAGCGTATGCAGGGTATTGAAAGACTAAATGAGGCATTCAGGACATTTACACTTGCATCGGACGGGTTGAAGGACTATTACCATGCCCTGAAGGATCAGGTGCTGCTGTTGAATGAGGAGTTGAAGGTCAAGAACACGGAGTTAAAGGAGACACTCGGGTTTCTTAACTCCGTGATACACTGTATTGGAGAGGCAATTGTTGTGACGGACGTCGGATCAAGGGTCCTTGTCATGAATAAGGCAGCGGAAGAAGTCCTCGGTGTTGCTCTTGCATCCGCCAAAGGTAAAGCGCTGGAGGCCCTTGGACTGCAGTGGATGCTGAAAGAGGGGGAGGTTGAGATCGGGACCGGAAAGGGAATGAAGACCCTCGATATCAGTTCATCTGCGGTTAATGACGAAACAGGCCGCTCCATCGGTCTTGTTCTGCTGCTGAGAGACGTCACTTCTCAGAGAGAGATAGAGGCCGAAAGGCAGAGGAACAAGCGGCTGATTGCCATGGGGGAGATGATGGCAACCATTGTGCATGAACTGAGAAATCCCCTCTGCAGTATCGAGCTGTATGCCTCGATGCTTTACAGGGAACTCAAGGAGACTGAACATGCAGGCCTTGCAGAGGGTGTTTCTACAGGTGTGCAGAATCTGAATAACTTTCTCACGAATATGCTCTATTTTGCAAGGCCCCGCACACCAAGCAGTTCACTGTGTGACCTCAGCCGTCTCGTTGACGAGGCCCTCGGCATGATAGGGCCTGTTATTCAGTCACGGCACATAAGGGTTGCAAGGGAAACAGAACGGCTCGATATATCCGGAGACCCCGGGCTGCTCGTTCAGGTGCTGCTGAACCTGTTCCTGAATGCGGTGCAGGCCATGACCTCCGGCGGAGCGCTTCTTGTCAGGACGGGGATGTTCCACGGATCCGCCATCCTGAGGATCGAGGATACGGGCAGGGGA from bacterium BMS3Abin08 carries:
- a CDS encoding tetratricopeptide repeat protein — protein: MRKSTLIFLVVISFLLPVSLAYPEGSSPDTLRQALRAIDGKRNYEALGLLASYTPADDERPLVFYLKGRALLGIKKYREAVGSLSSAYITARDRRLKERALYERGVAYLLGGFYYEAASNFKLFIKHYPRSGLLEEAYRNYAQASLKTGNYVDALTFFRKSRETPETVFGKAEVFQRLGLYKTADALYSKGLISYEDYIKGHPDVLYYYAENLRLNRKPVRAKPLFYLLMESPLRDKAYLSLGLIEYEGGNLDTAKVYFKKAAEASGRVVKRRALLFLGKTLRGLGDTGNAKEKFLLLRMDYPYTPESDEALLLLAGIAREEGRYLDAAGFLKEILFGRKPSEAALDELDVLVRESLHKDFGSFLKIWKECGNWLLSPSRGKTLLEVADVMSAKEGDFLRIYNFLAKEGSREAKIDAISRLASFYGRLGDAEKLKREVGKLRGLKATGDRVLRPEALLSYLKGDHGRAYVLLMKIEDYKRDDIGLLWKLVDGAGSISGFVRDYKMMAKAVGLPLRYELIGDTLAERGYPKEAVKYYVLALKSDPGNNRVSFKLASLSGDREGFASISGKKDIYGAMARTFVEAESLKARMREM
- the zraS_3 gene encoding sensor protein ZraS, yielding MQGIERLNEAFRTFTLASDGLKDYYHALKDQVLLLNEELKVKNTELKETLGFLNSVIHCIGEAIVVTDVGSRVLVMNKAAEEVLGVALASAKGKALEALGLQWMLKEGEVEIGTGKGMKTLDISSSAVNDETGRSIGLVLLLRDVTSQREIEAERQRNKRLIAMGEMMATIVHELRNPLCSIELYASMLYRELKETEHAGLAEGVSTGVQNLNNFLTNMLYFARPRTPSSSLCDLSRLVDEALGMIGPVIQSRHIRVARETERLDISGDPGLLVQVLLNLFLNAVQAMTSGGALLVRTGMFHGSAILRIEDTGRGIPREDIERIFDPFYTTREGGTGLGLPISLKIMQSHGGSIRVDSRPGKGSVFTLYFPFSNNGESRECHGSGVLSVGAGNAN